The sequence CTTGTTGTTCCTGCAGATTCGAAAGTGTTCTTCCCCACTCGATATGCTAGCGTTTCCAACATGGCTGACTTTTACCTGGCCGCTCGCTGCTTCAGGCTGCTACCCATTCCGGTGCCGATCGTATTGATAGGGTTACTGCCCGGAAGCGAGGGCTCGGCACCAGACCGTAAGTATAACGCTAAAACCGAATGATCTTGTCAAGATTTAAACCCAAAATCCCCTCAGTATGAAGACTGAATCTACTCCTGTTTCAAAAGAGTTCATATGTGCTGTAAACACACTGGCATGGTTGAATGAAAAACCTTTGAGTAAATTCTCATTAAGAGTTGTAGTTGCCGGTGGAGCAATACCGACTCCTTTGGGGGATTGTATGACCCATGCCTCGACCAGGAGTGATCGTGGCGACCAAACCCTCGCATCCATCTCGTAGTCGCCTTCATCTGCGCCGGCTCTCAACCCACTTCCCGCAGATCCCCCCGTATCCGCCGCCGCATGTACGATCCCACCACCGCGCCTAGGACACGGTAGACTGGGTTGACCAGCACGTCCACGTAGTAACGCCTCCCCTTCTCCAGCCACCCCTTTCCGGCCCAGTAGGCGTGGTCCGTGGGAGCCAACTCGCCCAACTCATCGCAGGGCGCCCGCCCGACATGAAACGCCATCAAGTCGAACAATCCCGGCTTTGTCCGCGTCCCCCTCCAGAGTGCGGCAAGAAAGGCATCTGCCGCCGCCTGCAACTTCCATGAGGCACCCTTTTGAGTACCGGCAGGAACAATCGGGCACAGTCCTTCATTGTGAATTTGAGACCTCCGTTATATGCAGACAGTCTCCCTCCCGATAGGCTCCGCTCATTCTCGACCGCTCCAATACTGCAAAGGGGGTAATGGGGAGAAAGTATCCCCGGCAGACCTCAGGGCGCAGGGGCGGGAACCACGAGGAACGTGGAGTACCCGTCGCTGGTGTTCCTTGTCACGTGACCTCTGCCCGAGGTGTCTTCCAGCAGGACCAGATCCCCGGGACCGAACCGCCTGACTGTCCCGTCCGTCGTCTCCATCTCCACCTCGCCCGACAGGAGGGCGAGGAACTGCCGGGTGGGGGCCGGGTGCAGTTCGCCGATCCAGCCGGGCTCGAATGTGTAAAAGCGATACTTCGACGCGGCCCTATCCTCGGAGACATAGAACGGGGCGGCGGGCGGCGCTGCACGCGCGAGGCTCTGTTCGACCGTCACGACATCGAAGTGAGAGTCACCCTGCGAGTCCGTGTAGATTCGGTGATATGTCAGCCGGGTGAGATTGGAGGTGGACGTTTTCGTCATGATTTCCCTCGGTGCAATCTGCAGGTCGGGACGACCTTACCGACAGGGTTACAAGACTGGCCAGGGAAGAATAAATGTTACGACGGATCCCTGGTCTCAGGATATTGGTCGCTGCGTTCTGATCGTGGTCCATGGATGACCGAATTGCACATGGGGTATGGAAAAGGTTAAGCCCCACTCCTGTATCTCTACGTTACCGTATGCCGGATGGGATCCTGGTCTGGGTTTACTGGCTGATCGGGCTTTCTCTTGTCACCTACCTCTCGGTCTATATCGTGCGACGATACCGCGAATACGCCTTTGCCGCCCTCACTGGCTTCTTCATTATATACCTCGGGGCCTCGCAGATCCTCGCTACGCGTATCATTGTCTTTGACCTCGGCCTGGTCACCTTCTTTGCCCCTGCCTCCGTCTTCGTCTACCCCTTCACCGCACAGGTGATCGATATGATCAACGAGGTCTACGGTGAGAGAATGACGTATGTGGCGATCCTGATCGCTTTCGCCACCCAGATACTCCTGATGATCTTCCTCGCCATCGGAAATACCCTCGCCCCAGCCCCCTTTTTCGGCTATGAGGAGGCCTGGCAGAACATCTTTGCCCTCTCCCTGCGGATCACGGCAGCAAGCTGGATGGCGTTTCTGATCGCCGCCAACCTGGACGCCTATATTTTTGCCAGGCTGAAACGGAGGTTTCTGCGGCGGGAGGAGGCCTTCTCAGGCAACGCGCTCGTAAACCCGTACGTCTGGCTCCGTTCCAGTGCGAGCGATGCGATAAACCTCACACTCGACTCCCTCATCTTCGTGACACTGGCTTTCTCCGGGGTGGCTCCGTTGCTACCGCTGATCATCGGCCAGATCGTTGCTAAAAACATCATTGGTTTTCTGGATAATCCCTGGTTTGTCTGGTACAAGAGCATGCTGCGGAAAGAAGAGGCCGGGCTGGAGGTTGCGTAGGACGTCACGCAATCATCGATATCGTGCAGGACCGAGGAAACCTCTATATACTCGGTTATACGCTGGCTCGCTCGGGAGTACTTACCCGCTGAAGTGTATGGGGAGGTTGTCATGTTCATCAATATCGTGGAGTTTCCGCCGATCAAGGAAGGAAAAGATGCTGAATTTAAGGGGTGGTTTAAGGAGTCCAACGCGGCCTTTATGAAATATGACGGGTTTATTTCACGAAGGCTTCTGGTCTCGGATAAAGGATCGTACGCGGCGATCGTCGAGCACCGGAGTAAGGACACGTTCATGAAGATGCATACGAGCAAGGAGCATGCGATTCTGCGTGCGAAAGGCGATCTCCTGATGGACGGGAACCCGAAACCACACTTCTACGACGTTGTCGACCTGTAGTTTGGGTGAAAAGGTGTCTGTGGTAGTCTAGCAGCGTGATATCGGAAGTGGGGGGTTGTAAGAT is a genomic window of Methanoculleus bourgensis MS2 containing:
- a CDS encoding cupin domain-containing protein, which encodes MTKTSTSNLTRLTYHRIYTDSQGDSHFDVVTVEQSLARAAPPAAPFYVSEDRAASKYRFYTFEPGWIGELHPAPTRQFLALLSGEVEMETTDGTVRRFGPGDLVLLEDTSGRGHVTRNTSDGYSTFLVVPAPAP
- a CDS encoding queuosine precursor transporter gives rise to the protein MPDGILVWVYWLIGLSLVTYLSVYIVRRYREYAFAALTGFFIIYLGASQILATRIIVFDLGLVTFFAPASVFVYPFTAQVIDMINEVYGERMTYVAILIAFATQILLMIFLAIGNTLAPAPFFGYEEAWQNIFALSLRITAASWMAFLIAANLDAYIFARLKRRFLRREEAFSGNALVNPYVWLRSSASDAINLTLDSLIFVTLAFSGVAPLLPLIIGQIVAKNIIGFLDNPWFVWYKSMLRKEEAGLEVA
- a CDS encoding antibiotic biosynthesis monooxygenase family protein, translated to MFINIVEFPPIKEGKDAEFKGWFKESNAAFMKYDGFISRRLLVSDKGSYAAIVEHRSKDTFMKMHTSKEHAILRAKGDLLMDGNPKPHFYDVVDL